CGTATGAAAGAACGTCATTATTCCCAATCCACAAAGAAAAAAAGGTAGGCGCTTGCGCAACCGCAGCAGCAATAGGGCTTACACCTGTAGAGAATCTTGCATAGTAGGGATTTAGCGTCCCATAATTCGATATTCCTAAATGAAAAGATTTCGCACCCGGGATTCCCATATTCTGGTAAGGGCCTCCTGCAGTTACATTATCTAATACAGCAGCAGCACTGTTAGGCACAGGGTTTAGCGCCCCGTTCACTATTTTAAGTTCCAGCTTACCCGGAAATCCCGGGAATCCTATGAATCCGCCAACATCATTAGGCATTAAAGGCTGTTTAAATTCACCTCCGCCTGCAAGTTTCATCTGCGCAGCAATCATCGAAGGATAAGATTCCTTCTGCCCGGAACTGTAAAGCGCCCCGTCCCGGTATCCGGAAGTCAGGGAATTACCCAGTGCGATATATCTGGAGAAATCGGCTTCACCCTTAGTGACAACCACATCATTTACGTCATTATCAAAATCGTTTTCGCAGCTTGTCGTAAAAAGTATTGCGGAAACGGCTAATGTAGAAATTATAATTTTTTTCATAGTCTTCAATTAAAAAGGGTTGTAAGATAAACCTAAACCTAAATAGAATGCCGTAGCTTTTGCCTGGCCATAGAAGCCAAGTGTTGAATTCCTTACGTCTCTGGCCTGTGGTATGGCATAGCCTCCTGCAACGTCAACGCCGAACTGTTTCAGCTTGAAGCCGACCCCGCCCGTAACAACATAGGTATTGAATGATGGTGTTTCAGGAATAAAACGGTCGTCAGAATAAGGAGACTCGTCATAGTAAGCACCCAGACGCCCGTAAATCATATCGGTAAATGCATATTGGGTTCCCAATCTGAATGTTTTGGAGTTCCTGAAGTTTTTAGGGGAAACAGAAACCGTAGGGTCTGTCTGATTTCCGACAGGCGCTTTTTCAAAGTCAAGTGTCAGCTGGGTATATCTTGACCACCCGTGGTAGTTGAAATCCGCAGAAACCAGCCATTTCGGTGTAATTTTATAGGTTAAACCAACCGTATATTCTTCCACTAAAGGTAAGGTTGCTGTAAAATTATCTTTCCCCGTACCGTCTAATCCTAATAAAGGATAGATGGAAGCTTTCGGGAACTGGAAGGTAGCCACCCCTTTCTTGGCTTTCACATCAACCGGTGAACGGTAAGCAACACTTACGTCCAGTTTCGGGTCCGGCCTGAAATAAAAACCGAAGCCATAGCCGTGGCCGCTTGCTTTTTCGTCTTTAAGGTTTACCTGACCTCCAAACTGCGTAACCGCTCTATCCCAGTTTACCTGGCCTTTTACATAAATATAACTTGCCCCGAAAGACAGCCAGTCTGCCATTTTCACGGATACCATCGGCTGGAAATAGAAACTTTTCAGCTCAAGTTTCTGTACCATTTCCTTTCCTTCCCAGTCACTCGGCCATTCGATTGTACTTCCGAAAGGCGTGGAAAAACTGAATCCGACTGATAATTTATCGATCGGCCTGTACGCTATTGCAGCATAAAGAGGCGTTCCCATCGGGTTATCCGTTTGTGAACTCTGCAAAGTATTCGTATTCTGGAAAGTTACTTTATTGCTTGCTCCGAATCCCCCTGCAACTATACTCAGTTTGGAAGGAATAAATGACATCCCTGCAGGATTAAAGAATGCCACACTTGCATCTTCAGCATGCGCACTGGTGTGGGCCATTGCCAATTGTTTTACCCCCTGCAGAGAAACCCGGAAGCCTCCTGCGTAAGATAGAACACCTGCCAGTAATGCAGTGGATACTAATATTTTTTTCATAGACTATTATTATATAATCCAAATATAAAATTATTTTAGCTATGCCTGTTAATAAATCATAAAATTTTAAACGTTATGGAAAAATAAAATTATGTTTAAAATAGCATCGGGATCAAATTTGAATTTATCTTATTTATAATCAGATTTTTACTAAATATACAGCAGTGATTTTTTATTTTTGTTTAATCTCAAACGGCGATGTTCCTGAATATTTGATTATTTTAGACCTGATAAAGATAAAAATCATAAATTTGCAAGATTAAATATATAATATATGAGTTGTGGATGTAAAACATCCGGCGATTCTGCACATTCTTGCGGACCCAAGAAAACCGCGAATGGCTGTGAAAATGTAAATACCTGTGGTAATAGTTATAAATTAAGTGTTTTTGACTGGCTTTCCAACATCAACAATCCCGCAACGAACCGATGCGATTTTGTAGAAGTTAGATTTAAAAATGACAGAAAATCCTTTTATAAAAATGTAAACAATATCCCGTTACATATAGGTAGTGTAGTTACAGTAGAATCAAGTCCCGGACATGATGTAGGTGTGGTAAGTCTCACCGGAGAACTGGTAAAGATTCAGATGAAAAAGAAAAGATTTTCAGAAGAATCTCCCTTGAAGATATACCGGCAGGCCAACCAGAAAGACCTTGAGGTATGGCAGGAAGCACGGAAAAAAGAAGAGAATATAAAAATAGAAGCACGGAAAATTGCCCACAGAATCGGTCTTGAAATGAAGATTACCGATGTGGAATACCAGGGGGATGCTTCAAAAGTAACATTTTATTATACCGCAGAAAACCGCGTGGATTTCAGGCAGCTGATTAAAGAATATGCGGGAGCTTTCAGGACAAAAATCGACATGAAGCAGATCGGCTTCAGGCAGGAAGCGGCGAAAGTAGGCGGAATCGGATCCTGCGGAAGGGAGCTCTGCTGCTCTACATGGCTTACAGATTTCAGATCTGTAAACACCAATGTTGCCAGATACCAGCAGTTAAGCATCAATCCCCAGAAACTGGCCGGACAATGCGGGAAACTCAAGTGCTGCCTTAATTACGAGCTGGACAGCTATCTTGATGCGTTAAGCCACTTCCCTTCTTCTTCTACCACTTTAGACACTGAAAAAGGAAGGGCATTCTGTATTAAAATCGATGTTTTCAAAAAGAAAATGTGGTTTGCCTACGTAGACAGCTCGATGGCCTGGTATGACTTTGATATTGAGGTGATTAAAAAGTTAATCGCCAAAAACAAGCGTGGTGAAAAAACACCTCCTCTTGAAGAACTGAAACAGCCTGATGTGCCGTTGGTAAGCATTGACCTGATCCAGGAAAACAATGTTGACCGGTTTGAAAAGAAAAACAGGGGAAATAATAATAAGAACAGAAACCAGAACAGGCCGAATAATAATCCGAATAATCCTAACACAAACCAGGGACAGAAAAGGAACCAGGCCAGGCCTGAAAGACAGGACCGCCCTGAACAGCGCTCTGACAGGAATGAAAAGTCTGAAAGGCCTCAGAGACAGGAGAGGCAGCCTAACCCGAATGCCAACTCTGCCGGTACCGGCCAGCCAAGAACGCAGAAACCTCAGCAGCCCAAGCCCCAGATGGAAAAAACAGAAGCCGTGACCGGTGCTGATGCTGAGAAAAAACCTAACCCGAACAAGAAAAAATTTAAAAAGAAGTTTCCTCCAAAAAAAGATAACAATGCGTAAAATTTTAGGATTATTCTCATTTATCCTTTTCTTGAGCTGCCAGTCTTCTTCTGAGGGTGAAGTCATCATGAATTCTGTTGACAACAAGTGGAATAAGAAAAGCGAACAGAAATTTAATCTTGAAATTTCAGATCCTGAGCATCCTAAAAATATTATATTTGTTGTAAGGAACAACAATGAGTATCCTTACAGCAATATCAGGTTAATTGTTAATTTCACCAATCTTCAGAACAAGAAAAAGGAAACGGATACGTTAAACTATGTACTGGCCAAACCAAACGGGGAATGGCTGGGTACCGGATTCGGTGACACAAAGGAAACATTGTTTCAGTATAAGATGAACTACAGATTTCCGGCAAAAGGAATGTATGAAATAGGCCTGATCCAGGCGATGAGGAATGATATCTTACCGGGAATTGAAGACATTGGAGTAAAAATAGAAACGGATAAACCGTAATCATCAATGGAAGAAAACAGATCTAATACAGGAAGAAAAGGGAAAACCTTCCCTCTTCCTCCCAAAAAGAAAAATACCGCCTGGAAAAAATGGGTCAGAATAATCTGGTTAGGGTTAATTGCTGTGGTTTTAGGGATTTCAGGACTTTTCTTTGCCGTTTCCCAGGGGTTTCTCGGAGAAATGCCCGATGTAAAAGAGCTTGAAAACCCGGATATCTATGTTGCCTCTGAAATCATCTCCTCAGACGGGGTATTATTAGGCAAATTTGAAAAGGAAAAGACACAGCCTATCATTTACAAAGACCTTCCCCCTTATCTGATCTATGCCCTGCAGGCTAAAGAGGATGAGCGCTTTAAGGAACATTCAGGAATTGATTTACAGTCGGTTGCCAGGGCTGTTGCTTATGGCGGTAAAAGAGGTGGTGGTTCTACCATCACACAGCAGCTGGCGAAGCTTCTTTTCACCAATGGTGCCTCTCAGAATAAATTTGAAAGGGCTTTCCAGAAGTTAAAAGAATGGGTAGTAGCAATAAGTCTTGAAAAAAGATATACCAAGGAAGAGATCGTGACTTTATATTTCAATAAGTTCGATTTTTTATACAATGCTAACGGCATTGAAATGGCTTCCCGGATTTATTTCAATAAAAAAACATCCCAGCTTACCTTACCGGAAGCGGCTATGTTTGTAGCCATGCTTGAAAACCCGGTGAAAAACAATCCGATGAGGAACCCTGAACGGGCAAAAACCAGAAGGGATGTCGTATTGGACCAGATGCTGAAAACAGGATACGTTGACCAGGAAACCTTTGAAAAAGCAGTGGCCACGCCTATTACGCTGGATTATCATCCGATTAAGAATATCAACGACGATTATTCTGCGTATTATAAATTCTATCTTAAAAAGGAAATCGACAATTATCTTAAAGATTACGAAAAAGAAAACGGCAAAAAGCTGAACCTTTATAAAGACGGCCTGAAAATTTTCGTCACCCTTGATTCCAAGATGCAGAAATATGCAGAAGATGCAATCAGGGAACATTTAACGGATATCCAGAAAAGATTTGACGCAGAACAGAGAGGAAGGAAAAGCTGGCCGTTCTATTATCTGAATGATAAGCAGATCAACAGTGTAATGCTGCAGGCAATGAAAAGGACCGGACGTTACAAGCAGCTGAAGGCAGCAGGAGTTTCTGAAGATTCTATCATGATGGAATTTAAAAAACCGGTTAAAACATCAAGATTCACATGGGCAGGAGAAGAAGAAGTGGAAATGTCACCGTGGGATTCTATCAGATGGCACAAAAAAGTGGCTCAGGCCGGATTAATGTCCATGACCCCGGGAACAGGCGAAATCAAAGCCTGGGTTGGCGGTATTGACTGGGAGCATTTCCAGTATGACCACATCAAACAGGGAAAAAGACAGGTTGGTTCCACATTCAAGCCTTTTGTATACGCAACGGCAATTATGAAACTGGGAATGACACCTTGCTCCGTGGTTTCCAATGCAAGCTTTAACAAAGGGACTTATCACGTTCCGGGAAGAGGCGGAATGCTTACCCTGAAAGATGCTCTGGCACACTCTCAGAACCCCGTTGCGTTGCGTCTTGCTGAGATGACCGGAACACAGAGTGTTATCCAGACAGCAAGGGATCTCGGTGTAACAGAAGATATTTCGACCAGCTTGCCAATGGCCTTGGGTTCATCCGATATTACCATCTATGAAATGGTAGGTGCCTACAGTACCTTTGCGAATTACGGGAACTACAACAAGCCGGAAATGATCTGGAGGATTGAAGATGCCAACGGAAGGGTTATTAAAGAAGTTAACGTAGAGCCGAAAGAAGTAATGAACCCGATGTACGCCTATACGATGATCGAACTAATGAAAGGGGTTGCACAGTATGGTACTGCTTCAGGAGAATTGGGAAGAAAAGGAATCTCGAAAGATATAGAAATTGCAGGAAAAACAGGAACTACACAGAACAACTCTGACGGTTGGTTCATGGGAATCGTTCCGAAGCTGGCTACCGGCGCATGGGTCGGATGGGAAGACAGGGCAACCCACTTCTTGGGAACCGGTGAAGGGCAGGGAGCCAAAATGGCATTGCCGATCTGGGCTATTTTCATGAAAAAAGTCTGGGCAGATAAAACCTTAGGCGTTTCCCCTGAAGATAAGTTTGTAAAACCTTCGGAATGGAAAGACGGATGCTCCAACCTTAAAGGGCTGGGCGGCGGCTATGGGGATGACGGCGGTCTGCAGACCATGGATGAGATTAAAAACCCAAGACCCGCAGAACCTTCAGGGCCTAAGAATCCGGGTAAAAAAGAAGAGAACATCAATGAAAACCTGAACACCGGGGAAGATATTGATTTTAACAATAAATAAATAAATAAATTCTCTTTTAAATATACACAAGACCTTTCAATTATTTGGAAGGTCTTTTCTTTTATAATCAATACCTTTGAAATATGAATATCCAAAATATAAAACAACCCTTTATAAAAATATTTCCCGGAGATCTCTCAGGTAATCCGATGCAGCGGAATACACCGGAAGTACTGTTCTCTACCGTAAAACCGGCAGGTTTTGATCACCCTCAACTCATTGCTTTCAATGAAAAGCTTTCGGAAGAAACCGGATTGGGAAAATTTGAAGAAGAGGACCTCGATTTCCTGGTGGGAAACAACCTTCCGGACAATGTCAAGACTTATTCCACGGCCTATGCAGGACACCAGTTCGGAAACTGGGCCGGGCAGCTGGGCGACGGGCGGGCCATCCTTGCCGGTGAAATTATCAGTCATTCCGGACAGAGAAACGAAATCCAGTGGAAAGGTGCCGGGGCAACCCCATATTCCAGGCATGCCGACGGAAGGGCTGTACTGAGGTCATCCGTCCGCGAATACCTCATGAGTGAAGCGATGTTCCACTTGGGCATCCCTACAACCCGGGCCCTGAGTCTGGCTTTCACGGGAGAAGATGTTATCCGGGATATGATGTACAACGGAAATCCACAATATGAAAAAGGTGCCGTTGTGATCCGTACAGCAGAAAGTTTTCTCCGCTTCGGGCATTTTGAACTGATGTCTGCCCAGGGAGAATACAAAACCTTACAGGAACTGGCAGATTACACCATTAAGAATTATTTTAAGGAAATTACTTCGGAAGGAGAACAGAAATACAAAGATTTTTTTGAGAACGTAGGCAGAAGGACGGCAGACCTGATGGTAGAATGGTACAGGGTCGGGTTCGTACATGGTGTGATGAATACTGATAATATGTCAGTTCTTGGTCTGACAATTGATTACGGCCCGTATTCAATGGTGGATGAATACAGCTTAAATTTCACGCCCAATACCACGGATCTTCCCGGAAGAAGATATGCTTTCGGGAAACAGGGGCAGATTGCACAATGGAACCTCTGGCAGCTTGCCAATGCACTTCACCCGCTCATTAAAGATGAAAAATTCCTGGAAGATGTCCTGAATGATTTCGGAAGCTATTTTTGGGAAACGCATGACCGGATGCTCTGCAGGAAGTTCGGGTTTGACCAGCTGCTTACCAATGACGAGAAGTTTTTCTCCGGATGGCAGAGCCTGATGCAGGATCTTCAGCTTGATTACACCTTATTTTTCAGCCAGCTTGCAAAGTATGATAGATCAACTGAACTCAAAACCCTGTTTGAAAATGTTTCCTATACTTTTCTGAATGATGAGGACCTTTCAAGACTGGCCGCTTTTATGGGGGAATATCAGTCAAGACTGGAAAAAAACATCATTTCAAAAGAAAAGTCCTTAGAGATCATGAATAAAACCAATCCTAAATTTATCCTGAGAAATTACCTGCTCTATCAATGTATCGAAGAAATCAATGAAGGAAAAAATGAAATGCTTGACAAGTTAACCCAAGCCCTGGAAAATCCCTATGAGGAAATTTATCCTGAATTTTCAGTAAAAAGGCCTTCAGAATATGATGATACTTCGGGATGTTCAACACTTTCTTGCAGTTCATAAACACATCTAATTGCTAAAACCAAAAAATATGGATACCTGTGTTTTCCATGATCAGTCAGTCACGAAAATATATTACAGGATAAACAATATTTAAAGGAAATATACTATCATATATACGCAGAGCATACAAAATTCAGATTTTGTACGCTTTCTGTTTATGTATCATCCTGTATTTTATATTCATTCTTATTGAAAAGGTACGGTCATTAAGTGAGGAACGGAATATCCGAAAACTGAGGTTAGGGTATATAGATTTGCTGTACTTATACCTGTACCTGTGCATTGAATATTCTGATAGCCACATAAGAACTATCCCGTTTTACGTAAGGTCTGAAAACCTTATTAAATTTTTATGAATTATCCTAAAAAACCATTGCAGGGTAAATGATAATACAAGTTAATGATCACCTTTGCAGCGGCCTGTCAGAAGCATATTCCAGGGATAAATCAGTAACCCGGAACAGATATTTCTGAGCAAACAGAGGCTCTTTCTTAATAAACTATATTAAAATTTTCAAAATGCAAAAACGCGCATCTGTTGCAGCTGCTATTCTTTTTTCAACATTTCTTTATTCCCAGGTAGGGATTAATAATCAGACGCCTAAAGCCACACTGGATGTGGCAGCGAAAAACAATAACGGGACCACACCTGAAGGGCTTATTCCACCAAGGCTTACCGGAGACCAGATGAGATCTGCCGACGGACAGTATGGGACCGATCAGACCGGAGCTGTTATTTATGCTACTGCTGCCATTACTAACGCCAGTACCAAAACTGCCAACATCAATTCTGCAGGGTATTATTATTTTGACGGAAGCCTATGGCAGAAGCTCGGAAGGACTTACACTGCCGGCAACGGAATTTCCCTGGCAGGAAGTGAGGCACGCCTCGGAGGCAGCCTTTCCCAACCCACTACGGTTTCCAACAACGGAAACGCCCTGAATATTGCAGGGTCTGCCTCTACCACTACTTTTGACCAGGCAGGAAATATTGGGATCGGAATTCCATCGCCTTCACAGCCGCTGGATGTTAACGGCACTGCCCGTCTCCGCGAAATCCCTTCTGCCGGAGGTACTGTTATGCTAACAGCTGATAATAACGGGGTCATCCGGAAACAGGCACTTCCTACCACTTCGGCACCCGTAATACAAGCCAGTGTATCCAGTATCGGGGCAAACCTTAATTCAACCAACTGGGCTGATTACAATTATACAGGGACTACCATTACCATCCCTGCTAACAGCAAGTACATCGTTAATACAACGCAGCTCGTTACCAATTTCACAATTATGCCTGCCGGCCAGTCTATATGGCTCCGAAGCACTTTTTCAGACAGTCCGGCTGCCTTTAATTTCAGTCCGGATATTGTAGGTTCAAGGCTGATGAGCGGTATATGGGGCACGTCTTCGAGATTCGGCCTTCTTTCAGGTGCTGTCATCCTTAACAATACTTCTTCCAGTGCCAAAACCTATTACTACTGGGCAGGACAAGTAGATAATAACGGATATACCGGGACAATTGACAATTTCGGAGGCAGCTCATGGGCAGAGAACCAAATGTATGCGATTCCTATTAATTAACAATTAATCAAAGCCTTACGATACAGCTGCTATTAAATATTTTTTTAAATTTTAAGTAACTGTACCGAATTATTTTCATAATCTGAAAACTCATCATTTCTGATGGGTTTTTTATTTTACTTTTGCAGAAACTTTTAGCAGGTGTCAAAGTTCAAAACAAAATTCATTCAATTTTTTAAATTAATTTTCCCGTCAACAGGACTTGAACTGGTGGTTTTCCTTTTCTTTCTGGTTATTTACGGATATTTAGGTTCATACATTGCCATCCATCATAAAATTATTTTTGACAGCAGGATTCCCTGGGATGCGTATTTCAGCTTTGATAACAAATCAATCGTCCTGACCGGCGGAAGTTTTGAAAGGCATCCGCTCTCCTATTATTTCTTCAACTGGATCCGTGAGCTGGCCCTGCTGTTTTCGGATGGGAAAATGGATGGGAATTTCAGGTTTGCCCTGGCCTGGTTCAGCAATATTGCGGTAAGCCTGAGCGTACTTCAGGTTTTTAAATACCTGAAAAACATTATTCAGCTGCCTTTAGGTATCAATATTGTACTGATCCTTTTTTTCGGGTCATTTTCCACCACCATCCTGCTCTCCTTTACCCCGGAAAATTTTACATACACCTTTTTTTTACTCACTTTATTCAATCATTACTCTGCCATAAAGCTGAAAAAAGAAGAAAAGATTCCGGCACTTGCGCTTGTCTTTTCAGGAGTTACCGTTGGAGGTTTAACCGTAACTAATATTGTCAAGATTTTTATTCCTGTGCTGTTTGAAAAAGGATTGTTTAAAAACCTGAAGAAATTCGGCAATGCGGCATTCAGAGTTGCCCTCACCTGTATCTGCTTCGTATTGTTATATTTAAACCGCATTGATTTTAAGTACCAGAATATCTTCAGCAAAACAAGCGAACAGTACGAAAAATTTTCAAACGCCAGGTCAACGCCGGTCTGGGATATGGTTTCTTCCTACTTTTTCGGCGGCAACATCCTGTTTTCAAACTTTATCATCCGCGATAAACACAACATGAAAGGTTTTGAATACAAAGGCATTATCATGGATGTGTATTCATCCTGGATTCCTTATCTCTTTATTGCTGTGCTTCTGGGACTTATCCTCTGGAGTTACTATAAAAATTTTAACAACAGACTCGTTCAGGTGGTTATGATTTCTCTTTTTGTGGACATCATCATCCACTGCATCATGAAGTTCGGAATCCACACCTCTTACATTTATGGCGGGCACTTTGTTTTTGTGTATCCGATGCTGTTGGGATGGTTGTTTTACGCTTACAGAGAATCACCGAAGCTGTTATCCTTACTTACTGCTGTGATCTGTATCTTATTCGTTTATTTGGGGACAAATAACTACATCAGAATGACGGAGTTTTTCTGGTTCTTAAACAACTATTACTAAGTAATTATCTATCTAAAATACCATAAGAACTAGCCTTTAAATAGATAATTACAGGCAATGTATACAATTTAGTGATAAAAACTTCAAGCCCGGACCACCTGTATTCAAAATAAAAGCTGAGAATGAATTTCTCAGCTTTTCTGTTTTATATGGTATCAATTCTATTTTGCTTCCGCACAGAAAATCCTGTATTGTACCGGAATGGCAGATTTAAAATATTCCCTCACCCTAGAAAGATCAGAAGATGCACTCTGTTTGGTAAAATAACTGCCCGCCAAAATTTTATAATTGGGTCTCAGCGAAGCATCGGTTTCTACTTTGAGGTTCGGAAACCTCTTTCTGAAATAGGATTTCACTTCATTCGCTTCTTCATTACTTTTTACCGTGGTAATCTGTATTTTGTACCCTAAGATTCTTGGATTTTTCCTGCAGATTTCTGAATTGGTAAGTTCTCTGCTGGGAACATAAATCTTTGCAGGCCTGGAAGATACATAATAATCGTCATCATCCCTGGATGGTACGGCAACTGCCGTTCTGGTACACTTGTCTTCAATACTTTCCAGCGATGCATTCACCTTAGAATCCATGGTGATCATAAGTTCAGTCCCTGCCAGAGTATCTCTTTTTACAATCTGTTGTGCATCAATACGATAAAATGCAAATAGAAAGAGTATCGAAAATATTTTGATAAATTTTTTCATTTAAACTTGTTTCGGCAAATTTAGGCAAATTAAAAAATTATACCAAACAGAGTTATTTAGAATCAATACAAATTAAACTTAAATGACATTTTCCCCTTTGCATATGCCGTTAAATTGGTGTTAAAAATATTATTTTTGCGGGATTGATTGAATGTTCAATATTTACTAACATAAGATAATTTAAATGATTAGTTGGAGAAAGCATTATAGAAAAACGTTGATTGCAATAGGCTTATTGTTATCAACCAGTGCTTCAATTTACGGGCAAGAAGGCGATCCGAACAATGGTGAGAAACTTTTCAAAGCAAATTGTACAGCATGCCACGCACTAGACAAACAGGTTGTAGGGCCGCCGCTTAAAGGGGTTGTAGAACGGGTAAAGACAGAGGGTGGCGTGGATACAGACTGGCTTCACAAGTGGATCAAGGATAACAAATCTCTGAGAGCTTCCGGAGATAAGTACGCCAATGAAATTTTTGAGAAATACAACAAGACTGAGATGCAGGTCTTTCCAAATCTTACCGATAAGGATATTGATGACATCTTAGCTTACACCACTAATCCCCCTGCTGCACCTGCCGCTGATGAAAAGAAAACAACAGCAGAAACGGCAACCGCAACCGCAGCTCCGGCAAACAGTTCTACGACAACAAACGTAGTGATTATTTCACTTTTGGCCATTGCCGCTTTATTGGTATGGATCTTAATAAAACTGAGACAGCTTGTTAAGCTGGGACAGTCTGAAGAATTGGCCGGGCTTAACGAATCAAGGGTTAAATCATTCAGTGAAATCTATGAGAAATACCATTATATCGGTAAGGGAATAATTGCCATCCTTGCGCTTCTGGCTGCCTACGGAGTTTGGAACTGGATCATGTGGATCGGGGTTTACAAAGGATATAAACCGGAACAGCCGATTTATTTCTCCCATAAAATTCACGCCGGGGAACAGAAGATCGACTGTCAGCTTTGTCACTCCAGTGCCAAATACGGAAAAGTATCTGAAATCCCTTCTATGAATGTTTGTATGAACTGCCACAGAACAATTTCCGAGTACAATGCAGAACACTACATGGAACCAGGAAAAGACAAGGCATTCTATGACGGGGAAATCCAGAAGATCTATGCTGCTACAGGATGGAATTCTGAGAAACAGCAGTACACAGGGAAAACCCAGCCGGTTGAATGGACAAGAATCCACAACATGCCGGATTTCGTTTACTTTAACCACTCACAGCACGTGGTGGCCGGTGAACAGGCAATCATCAATTCTTTCAATAAAAAGAACCCTGACAACAAAATAGACGTTGTTTGTAAAGCATGTCACGGAAAAATAGATACAATGAATGTTGTTCAGATGGCCAATGACTTCACAATGGGATGGTGTATCGAGTGCCACAGAACGACTGAAGTTGATATGAACAACGGTTATAATAAAGAATACTTCAAGAATCTACATGACAAATTGAAAAAACAATACCCTAAAGATGGTGGTAAGATTACTGTAGATGCAATTGGAGGTCTTGAATGTGGTAAATGTCATTATTAATAACTAAAAATTAGAAGTATAAATGGCTTC
The sequence above is a segment of the Chryseobacterium sp. JJR-5R genome. Coding sequences within it:
- a CDS encoding penicillin-binding protein 1A; the encoded protein is MEENRSNTGRKGKTFPLPPKKKNTAWKKWVRIIWLGLIAVVLGISGLFFAVSQGFLGEMPDVKELENPDIYVASEIISSDGVLLGKFEKEKTQPIIYKDLPPYLIYALQAKEDERFKEHSGIDLQSVARAVAYGGKRGGGSTITQQLAKLLFTNGASQNKFERAFQKLKEWVVAISLEKRYTKEEIVTLYFNKFDFLYNANGIEMASRIYFNKKTSQLTLPEAAMFVAMLENPVKNNPMRNPERAKTRRDVVLDQMLKTGYVDQETFEKAVATPITLDYHPIKNINDDYSAYYKFYLKKEIDNYLKDYEKENGKKLNLYKDGLKIFVTLDSKMQKYAEDAIREHLTDIQKRFDAEQRGRKSWPFYYLNDKQINSVMLQAMKRTGRYKQLKAAGVSEDSIMMEFKKPVKTSRFTWAGEEEVEMSPWDSIRWHKKVAQAGLMSMTPGTGEIKAWVGGIDWEHFQYDHIKQGKRQVGSTFKPFVYATAIMKLGMTPCSVVSNASFNKGTYHVPGRGGMLTLKDALAHSQNPVALRLAEMTGTQSVIQTARDLGVTEDISTSLPMALGSSDITIYEMVGAYSTFANYGNYNKPEMIWRIEDANGRVIKEVNVEPKEVMNPMYAYTMIELMKGVAQYGTASGELGRKGISKDIEIAGKTGTTQNNSDGWFMGIVPKLATGAWVGWEDRATHFLGTGEGQGAKMALPIWAIFMKKVWADKTLGVSPEDKFVKPSEWKDGCSNLKGLGGGYGDDGGLQTMDEIKNPRPAEPSGPKNPGKKEENINENLNTGEDIDFNNK
- a CDS encoding OmpP1/FadL family transporter, encoding MKKILVSTALLAGVLSYAGGFRVSLQGVKQLAMAHTSAHAEDASVAFFNPAGMSFIPSKLSIVAGGFGASNKVTFQNTNTLQSSQTDNPMGTPLYAAIAYRPIDKLSVGFSFSTPFGSTIEWPSDWEGKEMVQKLELKSFYFQPMVSVKMADWLSFGASYIYVKGQVNWDRAVTQFGGQVNLKDEKASGHGYGFGFYFRPDPKLDVSVAYRSPVDVKAKKGVATFQFPKASIYPLLGLDGTGKDNFTATLPLVEEYTVGLTYKITPKWLVSADFNYHGWSRYTQLTLDFEKAPVGNQTDPTVSVSPKNFRNSKTFRLGTQYAFTDMIYGRLGAYYDESPYSDDRFIPETPSFNTYVVTGGVGFKLKQFGVDVAGGYAIPQARDVRNSTLGFYGQAKATAFYLGLGLSYNPF
- the ricT gene encoding regulatory iron-sulfur-containing complex subunit RicT yields the protein MSCGCKTSGDSAHSCGPKKTANGCENVNTCGNSYKLSVFDWLSNINNPATNRCDFVEVRFKNDRKSFYKNVNNIPLHIGSVVTVESSPGHDVGVVSLTGELVKIQMKKKRFSEESPLKIYRQANQKDLEVWQEARKKEENIKIEARKIAHRIGLEMKITDVEYQGDASKVTFYYTAENRVDFRQLIKEYAGAFRTKIDMKQIGFRQEAAKVGGIGSCGRELCCSTWLTDFRSVNTNVARYQQLSINPQKLAGQCGKLKCCLNYELDSYLDALSHFPSSSTTLDTEKGRAFCIKIDVFKKKMWFAYVDSSMAWYDFDIEVIKKLIAKNKRGEKTPPLEELKQPDVPLVSIDLIQENNVDRFEKKNRGNNNKNRNQNRPNNNPNNPNTNQGQKRNQARPERQDRPEQRSDRNEKSERPQRQERQPNPNANSAGTGQPRTQKPQQPKPQMEKTEAVTGADAEKKPNPNKKKFKKKFPPKKDNNA
- a CDS encoding gliding motility lipoprotein GldH, producing the protein MRKILGLFSFILFLSCQSSSEGEVIMNSVDNKWNKKSEQKFNLEISDPEHPKNIIFVVRNNNEYPYSNIRLIVNFTNLQNKKKETDTLNYVLAKPNGEWLGTGFGDTKETLFQYKMNYRFPAKGMYEIGLIQAMRNDILPGIEDIGVKIETDKP
- a CDS encoding protein adenylyltransferase SelO; amino-acid sequence: MNIQNIKQPFIKIFPGDLSGNPMQRNTPEVLFSTVKPAGFDHPQLIAFNEKLSEETGLGKFEEEDLDFLVGNNLPDNVKTYSTAYAGHQFGNWAGQLGDGRAILAGEIISHSGQRNEIQWKGAGATPYSRHADGRAVLRSSVREYLMSEAMFHLGIPTTRALSLAFTGEDVIRDMMYNGNPQYEKGAVVIRTAESFLRFGHFELMSAQGEYKTLQELADYTIKNYFKEITSEGEQKYKDFFENVGRRTADLMVEWYRVGFVHGVMNTDNMSVLGLTIDYGPYSMVDEYSLNFTPNTTDLPGRRYAFGKQGQIAQWNLWQLANALHPLIKDEKFLEDVLNDFGSYFWETHDRMLCRKFGFDQLLTNDEKFFSGWQSLMQDLQLDYTLFFSQLAKYDRSTELKTLFENVSYTFLNDEDLSRLAAFMGEYQSRLEKNIISKEKSLEIMNKTNPKFILRNYLLYQCIEEINEGKNEMLDKLTQALENPYEEIYPEFSVKRPSEYDDTSGCSTLSCSS